A window of Saimiri boliviensis isolate mSaiBol1 chromosome 1, mSaiBol1.pri, whole genome shotgun sequence genomic DNA:
CCTCTTTTTATCAAATTGGAAATTAAACTATTGGAtaacttttggattttatttcccctgtaactattattaatttttttcaaaatcttgcTACTGCCCATTAGAAAGGatttgggaaaatttttttttaatttcttgctaccttttttgtttgcttttagttGATGCGGATGAAATTAAAAGGCTAGGAAAGAGATTTAAGAAACTTGATTTGGACAATTCTGGTTCTTTGAGTGTGGAAGAGTTCATGTCTCTGCCTGAATTACAGCAGAATCCTTTAGTACAGCGAGTAATAGATATATTCGACACAGATGGGAATGGAGAAGTAGACTTTAAAGGtaagaaaatagttatttttttttaatctcaagttAGATAGCCTATGTGTATTCCTACAGCTCTgtgtgaaaacaaaaatgtgtttatattccTTGTGATCTTACAATAATAGATTATGTTAAAACCTCAACATCTGTGGCATATGCACCTTAATTAACTAGGATCTTTCACTTCGTGGTTCATAAGTAAGTTGTTCTTTAGGATAATCTACCAAAAGTGGGGGAGACTCagtatttccattctttttagaaaattaatctcACTTTAGGGCAATACTATATATTCTTATATTCAATATTAGAAgttgcaatttcttttctttttctttttttttttttttttgaaatggagtctcgctgtttTGCCCAGGGCCAGAGTacacagtagtgtgatcttggctcactgtaacctccacctcctgggttcaagcaattcttctgcctcagcctcccgagtagctgggattacaggcttgtgccacccatgcctggctaatttttgtatttttagtagagacagggtttcaccatgttggccaggctggtctcgaactcctgatctcaagtgatccggctgcctctgcctcccaaagtgctgggattacagccatgagccactatacctggccagtttttttttttttttaaataagcaaataaacatttCACTAGGGAATTGACAGTACATTCTGTTATTTTAGTTTGGAGAACAGAATTGGAAGTGGAAGGATATAAAACTGATTATGATTTAGTGCTTAACGGGcagtgaagaaaaatgattttttgtcTTGAAAATTCTAACAGCATATTTAAGTGATTTATAATTTTGGAACAAAAATCCTAAGTTACTTTTGTTGTGTCTGAATAATTGATAGTGTTTTTTTAAGGCTCCTTTTTATAGTCATATTCCAAGAGGAAAGAATTTAACAAATTAAAGAATATGTTTTGAGTGTTCTTTTATCTTGCACTTAACAAATGTTTGTTCAAATTGATTGATCTTAGAGAACTCCaagttcaaataaaaaatagagaccTTGTTTGTTGAGGTTTCAAATTTggcaatttaattttcaaatgttgctAGTAGTACTTTTGTTTTGCAGCAAGGAAATATCCTTTTGTGGATATGTAAGGAATATATGTTTTTCTGTGTAAAAAACTGGAAGTTCTGATTTGTGAACATTTTTAACTCTTATTCAGAATTCATTGAGGGAGTCTCTCAGTTCAGTGTCAAAGGAGATAAGGAGCAGAAGTTGAGGTGTAAGTATTTTTCTCTACTGACTTCATTCTCTTACACTACCATCATTTCATACTGTAttataaaatggtttttaaaataatggaaaagatgTCTTTTATTTGAGATCCTTAGGCATAACAGAAATTTTATATTCTGGTGAAAATCCTTTTAGGACATTTGCAACTACTATATTTGAATAATGTGTCATAGCTGCTTTTAGTTGGATAGAAGGAAAACGATTTCTTTCTACTGAAAACAGCCATATAAGCTACATACGTAATTTAAATAAGAGATTTTTTAGTGAAAGTAAGAAGAAATGTTCTAAAGAACCGGAGAGGTTTGAGTTGTTATTATACATAGTTTTTTTTATGTGCAGAAACTGAAGCTTAGCAAGGATAGTTAACTTATTCTAAGCTATACTAAATCGGCTCAGGTAGTCTTCACTCCAAAGCCCATAATTTTAATCAGCTATGTTAAACCGTGCCTAAGGACAACTCTATATTTAAGAAGGAGACATCCTCATAATCATAATTTTGATGTTTGTCaatttaccattttctttcttattgaaaGCATTTACTTGTGATTGCCTTGTAATTGCAATtgattttccttccctttttttagTTGCTTTCCGTATCTATGACATGGATAAAGATGGCTATATTTCCAATGGGGAACTCTTCCAGGTATTGAAGATGATGGTGGGGAACAATCTGAAAGATACACAGTTACAGCAAATTGTAGACAAAACCATAATAAATGCAGATAAGGATGGAGATGGAAGAATATCCTTTGAAGAATTCTGTGCTGTAAGTACAAAAGAGATGGTTCTTCTATTAGTTATGTTTCAGCAACGTATTTTGAAAAGCACTTAATCGAGAATTTATCCTATTTTGtcctaaaaatttatatatttgatttttcctAATTGctcatattttgttttgaaatatgttctttGTTATAATTATTAGTAATTAACAATTATTCTCAAGAATTAACATTGTCAGTGATCCTCTGATCAAATGGCACAAGGATACCACTTTACTTACTGTTGGTAGCCCCTCAAATTACAACTAGGTTATATTCTTCAGGTTCATTTAATCACTCATTGCTCCTGAACAGAAGCACAACCACAACCACTTAGTTTCTCTTCTCTACCTCTACCCTAAAAGCAAAGATAGCAAAGATACTAGCTTTTTTGATATGTTAGAAGAATTTTAAACTGTAAGCTAGAGATGCTAGAGTAAACTAGAGCATatagagacaaagaaaacaaaaagttttgaaatttttctgttaGTAGTGATTAGATGTCTCTATAGGAaggttttcttcctcctttttatttttaaatttaaatcacagaaggaaaaacaagtcAGTTTGATAGTTGTGTGTTATGCAAGAACTGACATTTAGCTACTTTGACCTTTAAGTAGAAGTTCATACTATcctaaaacaaaaaccatctttttattttgtttttaaaaagtagggtGGCACCGTAGTGTAAAGAACAGACTGCAtctttttggaagagtttggacGGGTTTGAGACTTAAGACACAGAACTACTCCCAGGAGGCACTACCACAAGCCTTTGCTGTCCCTTCCATTTCGCCTCTTTCACCATTGCCAAGGATCACTGAAGGACTCCTGTGGACTGGCATATGGTTGATTGTGACGTGAGACCAGGCTGGTAGTGCCATAATAAAtagccagttttcaaaagaaagaagagaaattctaAGCCTTAGgggaataaaataaatggaaagttcTTAGCTTCAGTGGTGTTGGAAGAGGggatatttatacacacatatatattttatgtgtatgtatatatttatatataaatgtaagtgTATCACTTATCAGTGGgaggaaattaaaacatattttatatatagaaaaaatgcTGTTACCTATATTGAAAATATAAGCTAagttttgagtttattttccagtgtttattttagtttaagtttttgtagataggggtcttgctatgttgcccaggctggtctccaactcttggcttCACGTGATTgtctcatttcagcctcccaaagcattgggattataggcatgagcctctatgTCTGGCCTCCAGTATTTGTAATCAATTGCCTTttgcttgtatttatttttaattttttttaatttttttgagatggagtcttgctgtgtcacccaggctagagtgcagtggcacaatctcggctcagtgcaaccgccacctctcgggttcaagcggttgtcctgcctcagcttcctgagtagctgagattacaggtgcccaccactgcgcctggctaatttttttatttttagtagagacggggtttcaccattttggccaggctggtctctaactcctgactttgtgatccacctgcctcaacctcccaaagtgctgggattacaggtgtgagccaccactcctgaccgctttttgtttgtatttttatgggGCATAGTTTATGAGGGGAGAAAAATGTTCATTGTGTGTTTAAAACTAGCTTTTCTAAACATTAATCAAGCACTTGTAACTTTGATTTcattgaattctttttattttgacttcTCAAGCTATAGAAGTGAAAGAttggaagttattttaaaagattgcaAACTAGATAggtactttaaaattttcagaatacttaacatatacaaataattCTTACAAATGATTAGTGACAGGCTTAAAGTTGATGGATTGAacccatgtatttattttcacttaCTCCCCAAactacaataaaatgaaatgaattaaaaagaaaaggttatgAACTCACAAAAATGAGCAGAGAAGACAGCATCTAAATTTGGTAATTCAGAAAGTCGAATGGTTAACTAACCTAGCAGAATGATTCTAATCTCTATCAGCTTGGAAATCTGAGAACCAACCTAGGTTATAATAGAGAATCCATGAAAGGTTCAGAAATTGATGTCACGAGCAACTGGAAGTGAGGATGAAAGTGAGGTTAAAAACGGAAAGATGGGTTAAAGTCTGTTTTAAGAAGGAATTGGAACACTAgatctccttccctcctctgttCAGCTGGACAGCTATCTGTCGTGCACCGTATCAAGAGACTGGAGAGAGTCTCCAGGCTGGGAAACGTGAGGCAGAGATGGGTGTATGTGTTGGGAAACCTAAGGGGATGGTAAGCGTGTTTGCATATTGACATCGCTGCCTTTCTTCTGTACCTGACTTCCTGACTCCCTAGTGGCTGGACTTACACTGTCTAGGCAAGAGATGGGGAAGAGCCCTCTTTAGGAAATCTTATCTCCCCAAAGAAATGGTGCTACCAGATCACTCAAAGTATGGCTCTCAGTCAACAGCCCCATCATGTACCCAGAGTTCCAGTGCACTTTCTACAGAAGCAAAGCCAAGTATCACAAGACACTGAAAGAAACCTTTATGTATGGAATATAGAGATGAAACCAAGtccaaaaaaaataagtttaaaacaaACAGATTAGGCAAGAGCAGTAAAAACTTTAAAGGAAAATCTGAAACCTATCATTATCTTCGGGGATAGTGTATATTGagcttttgaaacaaaaattggATAATATATAAAAGAGCTCTTGGAAATGAAATTTTAGATACTTATTTTCAGAGCCATACTACCTGAATGTTAGGGGTTCCAGAAGGAAAGTAGAGGGAAAGAAATCATCaaaaatgaatcaagaaaatACTCCAAAGccaaaaataatgtgttttctgAGAGGGCTTATGGAGCATCCGGCATAGTCTGTAAAAATAATCTGGACCTGGGCACACCGTTATGAAATATTGTTGAAACAGTGGGAACATATAACTGGTTCTACAGATTTCCAAAGAGCTAGGGTGGtagggtggaggggtgggagggggctTAGTATAAACAACCAAGAGTCATAATGGCACCAGTATTTCTTAGTAGCAGTATTGAAAACCCAGAAGAACATGGAGCATTTTGCCTTTGCAATTCTGAGCGACAGTTATTTCCAACTTAAAATTCTCTATAAACTCAAATTAAATGGTAATAGAATGACACTTTTAGGTATGTAAGGCCTTCTCATTTTGGAAACTTCTAGAAGATGTGCTCCAATGCAATAAGGTCGTAAATCAAAAAGTAGAGAATGTAggatccaggaagcagagggtcCAGCATGAGAGGGAGGGGCCTGCAATATGATGAAGAGAACCAGAAGTGATAGGCCTGGAGACAAACGGTCTAAAGTATAGCAGGTTGGAAGGCTCAAAGAGTGTCTTCGAGACAACAAAATTGATagaattacataatatttttagttGAATGTACTTAGAACAAAAGTTAGGGGTTGAATTGTAATTACGTGGAACACCCAGCAAACGAAAGATCAGTTATTAACTGGTACCAAACAAATGTGCAGGAAAGAGAAAGTAATCATCGTatatagttgggtgtggtggcatgcacctgtagtcccagctacttgggaggctgaggcaagagaattgctttaacctgtgaggtggaggctgcagtgagctgagattgcgtcactgcatgccagcctgggcgacagagtgagactccttctcaaagcaacaaaaaaagaaagtaatcatAGTATATGGTTCTGTCGAGCTGTTTTGCATAGTTATAATAATGAGAAatgctgggtttttgttttttcctttggattagagacctggtttcaccatattggtcaggctggtcttgaactcttgacctctagtgatctgcccacctcagcctcccaaagtgctgggattacaggcatgagccaccgcacccagctgaaaaatgctgaatttctaatgaaaataaagataaagccATTGGAATGGTACAGAGTTTGGGAAGTATAGGGTAGAAGAAGATAGAGGGGAGAGAAGTGTGTGAAAGCTAAAAATCTTCCTCTTCTGTGGTGGATAGGCAGTTACTTGGAGACCTGGAGGTAAATAGTGAAAGTCAGCTGAACACTTTAAATTATTGCTACTGCATAAAAACAAATAGAGAATGAGGGCAGTGTGGCAAACTGCTTTTTCTTTCACTGCAGGAGTTGTAGAATTAATTGGTTATTTATgctttacttttcaaataaaagggCTATTTTTtagtttgaattaaaaaataattcagatacaAGTGTACATAACAGTATGGATTAATCTCACAAGCACAAAGTTGAGAGAAGCCAGACATGAAAGAGAtgccatttataaaatattcagaagcagaaaatactggctactggtgtgtgtgtgtgtgtgtgtgtgtttatgtgttgggtgggaggaggggagatgTCTGGTGACTGGAAGGTCTGGATGCTGGTTATTGggtgttcactttgtgaaaattaatCAAACTAGACATTTATGACCTAGCATTCTCTTTATGTAGATTAAATGTAATCAAACATTCCCCCCAAATGATAAAGATACTATACTTTCACATTATCATGTCATTATTCACTGAGATGTATATAACTACATGTATTtgactctacagaaaaataatatgcaGAAATGTTCATTCACttggtactttaaaaaatttctagaacTGACTGAGTGATGCACGTGTTTAAATATGAGGACAGTTTTGTGATAATGTCTGGTTATTGTGTAATATTAAACTAATGAAGTGTAGGGCTGACAAACTACAGAGCAAACCAGACCCTGCCTATGAcctttttatgtctgtttttcaactaagaattatttttacctttttaagtgtcattttgaaaaaaaaatgtgaaagaaactaCATGTAGCCTACAAAACttgaaatatttactgtctgtccCTTGTacaagaacacacacaaaaagtaacGCCTGGTTATTCTAGGAGAAAGAAATGACAATTCTAACTGGAGGTCACccaagttttgttgttttgtttttctgtctttaaattcACCTTCTGAATATAGCTgaagtagtattttttaaaaattgtagtttgATGAAGTAGACCACAAATGAGGAGTTTCTCAAAACATTATTAAGCTTGATTTGTTCCTGTCTGTTGCAGGTTGTAGGTGGCCTAGATATCCACAAAAAGATGGTGGTAGATGTGTGACTCTTACCAGAGAGTACCACCCAAcacttttgctttcttctccatCTCTGAAGATCTGCTCAAGACGTCCAGCAATGCTCTCTGTGTATTTAAATGGAAGTATTTTTCTCTGTGAAGCCACATTTTCCAACATGAGCCTCATGAAGCCAACTAAGTGTTATTGAACTCTAATTCTCTCAATAACTCCAGTGTAGCACTTTAAAGTCTGAAGGACAGCACCATGAAAAGAGCATATCAATGTggtggagaaagggaaggggttggctttttaatttatttttcttcatcttttataaCAAGAAagtatctatatatacatatgtaaatatttatatatagatatatgtagcTTTCTATATATGTAGTAGGTTGGCTTTAATTTAATATACTtgattcagaaacaaaacaatagaGTACAAAAGTGCCAAGCAGAACATAAAACGTCCTTACTTTTATTTCACACAgttttatatatagatagaaGACTACAATTGGAGCCGGGTGTTTAGGCCAgctattttccttttcctgtgcTTTCTCCTTTGAGATTGACAAAGCATTTGTTAACGTCCTATTATTTACCTGAATTACAATTTTGTAACAAAAGAGTCTGTAACTTTATTAATACTTATGAATATATTTCCAGGGACGACTACTCATTGCTGAGCAGCTTTTAATACACCTCTGCTTGGGGAGAAAGTCTAGTTCATTGCTACTGCCAAGAGCTAGTTCCTGTGTTCATATAGTAACTGCACAGTGCTTATGGCTGCTTCATTCTGTTACTTTGTAACCAGGAGCCATTGCATTTATTAAATGTCCCTCAGTAATGTAAGTGCTAGTTGTGATTTTATACATAAAGGCCAGAAGCTGTCCGAGGTAATCATGATTTATCCTATGTATCACTTACTGAAGAATACCTGAAGCGATCATGTAACTGGTTAGAATATCCATTGGTTTTTGATTACATGGGTAAATAATTTGTCATTAAACTTGTGTTTGAATCATGAATTTCCCTTCCGTGTTTCAAAAGACTTCCAGCTAATCTAAAAAACTGGTGATATTTAATACGCATGTATCTAAATGCCCACATATATTTGTGGTTTAAATGTGAGAAATCTTGCTAATCTATGTGCCACAGAAGAGCAAAATTTTATCCAAATTTACACCTCTTAAAATTTCTTTACCATGAGGGATAGAGAATGCatgatggctttttaaaatttgcccgTATAATTGGTAATGGGTCATAACTCAATAAATTTGTGTGATATAAAAGTAGTGTATCATGTTCTACCATTTGATCTTATTCCTTCCCTTTTCTGCAAAGGTACTATTGgcttgaagaaaaacattttgggTAGCTTTTTATGGCAGTAGTCTTTCCCTTTATAGTTTTTCTATAAAAACTGGTTTTAAAATCAGTGGAAGAGGGCAGGTTGAATCAAGGTGACTGAATCTGAAATTGAGCACACCTGCCTGCCATCGCTGTTCCTTCAACTGAGTGCTGCACATCATGGGCTCTGTCTGTGAGAGAAAAATCCCGGTGCTTGGTGTCCTTGCATGACATGGAGTT
This region includes:
- the PPP3R1 gene encoding calcineurin subunit B type 1 isoform X1, whose translation is MGNEASYPLEMCSHFDADEIKRLGKRFKKLDLDNSGSLSVEEFMSLPELQQNPLVQRVIDIFDTDGNGEVDFKEFIEGVSQFSVKGDKEQKLRFAFRIYDMDKDGYISNGELFQVLKMMVGNNLKDTQLQQIVDKTIINADKDGDGRISFEEFCAVVGGLDIHKKMVVDV
- the PPP3R1 gene encoding calcineurin subunit B type 1 isoform X2, which translates into the protein MQDCCTVDADEIKRLGKRFKKLDLDNSGSLSVEEFMSLPELQQNPLVQRVIDIFDTDGNGEVDFKEFIEGVSQFSVKGDKEQKLRFAFRIYDMDKDGYISNGELFQVLKMMVGNNLKDTQLQQIVDKTIINADKDGDGRISFEEFCAVVGGLDIHKKMVVDV